The following is a genomic window from Nitrospirota bacterium.
TGTTATACATTAACATTTGTGAAAGCAACGGCTTTCCATAACCTGTAAGCAATTTAATCGTCTCTATTGCCATAAGACATCCGAGCATTCCTGAAACAGCGCCAAGAACAGGAAAGCCCAGTTCTTCCCACTCAGGGTTATCCTCATGGAATACACAAGCAAGGCACGGTGTTAGTCCGGGAATGACATTAAAGAGGTATCCCTCCATACCGTTCATTGCCGCCTCAACCATTGGAATTCCTTTCTTCACACAGGCGCTGTTCAGAATACGCCTTTCTTGAAAATTGGGACGCGCTGATAAGGCTATATCCGCATTTTCAAGAAGCCTCTCCGCGTTATCAGGCGTAGTCCTCTCATCAAATATTTCAACTTGCACATCAGGATTGATTTCTTCTATAGTTTTCATTGCCTGAATGACCCTGCTCTTGCCAATCCATTCATTCTTCATTAATACCTGTCTGTTCATATTTGAAAGTGTGAGATTTCCATAATGCGCAAAGACCATCCTGCCTATCCCGGCAACTGCGAGATACATCGCGGCAGTCCCGCCAAGACCCCCGATACCGGCAATTAAAGCAGTGGACGCCTTGAGCACCTCCTGATGCTCTCTATTAAAACCCTGAAGCATCATCTGCCTGCGGTAGCGCTCCATCTCTACCTCTGATAATCTGCTATCTTTCTCAATTGACAATATCACAGTAATCCTCTCCAATCATTGCATTTAATACCTCAAGCTCCATATCCTTATCCTCTCCGAGAATTCCAAAGGCGTCTGCCCTGCACTGCCTGCAGTGTGTCATCTGGGGAATATATTTAATACACTCCTCTCTCATGCTGTTAATCATCTCCATTGAAGGCCTCTGTAAATGCTCAAATTCGGCCTGCGGAATCAGAGGCATGATGTTCATTAAATCAGCTCCTTTTGTGCCAGCAAGCCATGCAATTAAGGGAATCTCTGTATCATTCACGCCAGGAATTAAAACACTGTTAACCTTCACAATCAGCCCTGCATCTATGACATTTCTCAATCCCCTTGCCTGATTCTTCACAATGAGTTCGGCAGCATCCCTTCCGAGATATTTCTTCCCCTTGTAATAAGCCCATGAATAAATCTTTTCTGCCACCTCGGGCATTACTGCATTGATCGTAATTGTAATGCTTCTCACTCCTGCCTTTACCATGTCCTCAAGCCTGTCCGGCAATAAAAGGCCGTTTGTAGAAATGCAGAGTATAATCTCAGGAAATTCCCTGTGTATCATGTTAAGCGTTTCAAATGTTGCATCATTTGCAAGCGGGTCTCCGGGGCCTGCAATACCTATGACGCTGATATTATCGTGCCTGTCAGATAGGACTCTAACCCTGTCCAAAGCCTCTGAAGGAGACATAACCTTGCTTGTAATCCCCGGTCTCGACTCATTGGCGCAGTCGTATTTCCTGATGCAATACCTGCACTGGATATTACAGGCAGGAGCAACCGGCAAATGTATCCTTGCAAATTTGTGATGCGCCTCCTTTGAAAAACATGGATGACTGCTTATAATGTCCTTTCCTTTCATAACCATCTTGTACCTCTCCTTGCTTTTATCTCTATTAGAGCAACTCAACTTTCACATATCTACGTGAACATGGCATTTTTTGGTGCAGGCCCTTGAACATGCTTCGCAGCCGATGCAGTTTTCGGGATGGGCAATTGACATTATCTTGTTGCCCATATCATCTCCGTATTCATCCTCTCCTTCAAAGGGCTTTTCTATAAGCTCAAGAACATCCCTGCTGCAGACTTTATAACACCGGCCGCAGCCTATACATTTCTCAATATCAATGGACTCTATAAATTTAGGCGTCCATGTCTGACCGCCGCGTGTATATCCGATAATTGCCATAAGTCCTCCTTTCTTTATGCTATCGCCTCTCCATCATGCTCTCCTGTCCTTACCCTCACAGCGCCTTCTATCGGCAGAACAAATATCTTACCGTCTCCGTGCTGGCCTGTCTTGTTGACCTTGATTATAGACTTCACAATCTTGCTCACAACATCGTCAGGCACAACTATTGTAAGCATCCTCTTCGGCACATACAGCGCTACCTTAGGCAGCGTATGCTCAAGCGCATATGTCGAAGGAGTAGGCTTCAGTTTCACTGCCGTGCAATAACTGTCAGGCATCTCAGAATCCATCTCCGCGCACATAGCGCCTTTCTGTTTCCCTCTGCCATCAACGCTCTGAATCGTTAGTGACGGATAACCCAACTCGTCAAGCGCTGTCTTTGTTTCAGGGAGCTTGTCTCTCCTTATAATCGCGGAAATCTCTTTCATAACCCCGCCTCTCCTGTCCTGACTGTATAGGCCGCCTCAACAGGACTTACAAATATCTTTCCGTCGCCGATAAAGCCTGTCTTTGCCTTATCAGAGATTATGTTCACCACTCTTTCTACTTCGTTGTCATTGACGACCATCATCACAAGTGTCTTGG
Proteins encoded in this region:
- the fdxB gene encoding ferredoxin III, nif-specific, encoding MAIIGYTRGGQTWTPKFIESIDIEKCIGCGRCYKVCSRDVLELIEKPFEGEDEYGDDMGNKIMSIAHPENCIGCEACSRACTKKCHVHVDM
- a CDS encoding HesA/MoeB/ThiF family protein; translation: MERYRRQMMLQGFNREHQEVLKASTALIAGIGGLGGTAAMYLAVAGIGRMVFAHYGNLTLSNMNRQVLMKNEWIGKSRVIQAMKTIEEINPDVQVEIFDERTTPDNAERLLENADIALSARPNFQERRILNSACVKKGIPMVEAAMNGMEGYLFNVIPGLTPCLACVFHEDNPEWEELGFPVLGAVSGMLGCLMAIETIKLLTGYGKPLLSQMLMYNTLNMEFKKLSLHKDAHCYVCGNRKRDCG
- a CDS encoding P-II family nitrogen regulator; the protein is MKMIRAFIRPEKEQEVVLALEGAGFPSLTKMPVFGRGKQKGLQVGPVHYDELPKTLVMMVVNDNEVERVVNIISDKAKTGFIGDGKIFVSPVEAAYTVRTGEAGL
- a CDS encoding P-II family nitrogen regulator gives rise to the protein MKEISAIIRRDKLPETKTALDELGYPSLTIQSVDGRGKQKGAMCAEMDSEMPDSYCTAVKLKPTPSTYALEHTLPKVALYVPKRMLTIVVPDDVVSKIVKSIIKVNKTGQHGDGKIFVLPIEGAVRVRTGEHDGEAIA
- the nifB gene encoding nitrogenase cofactor biosynthesis protein NifB, whose translation is MVMKGKDIISSHPCFSKEAHHKFARIHLPVAPACNIQCRYCIRKYDCANESRPGITSKVMSPSEALDRVRVLSDRHDNISVIGIAGPGDPLANDATFETLNMIHREFPEIILCISTNGLLLPDRLEDMVKAGVRSITITINAVMPEVAEKIYSWAYYKGKKYLGRDAAELIVKNQARGLRNVIDAGLIVKVNSVLIPGVNDTEIPLIAWLAGTKGADLMNIMPLIPQAEFEHLQRPSMEMINSMREECIKYIPQMTHCRQCRADAFGILGEDKDMELEVLNAMIGEDYCDIVN